From one Treponema denticola genomic stretch:
- a CDS encoding urocanate hydratase has protein sequence MITNKEIASAMTIKLDATLPPDPVFEKGIRRAPSRGFNLTKAQTETALKNALRYVPEELHEKLAPEFLDELFTYGRIYAYRYRPAGNIYGKPINEYKGKCLAAKAMQVMIDNNLDFDVALYPYELVTYGETGSVCHDWLQYRLIKKYLEELTEDQTLVMESGHPLGLFPSKPEAPRVIITNGLMIGMFDNYKDWEVAEEMGVANYGQMTAGGWMYIGPQGIVHGTFNTILTAGRKELGVASDGDLKGKLFISSGLGGMSGAQPKACEIANAVGVFAEVDKSRINTRLEQGWVHEMSDNLDEIFKKVDEYLKKKEPISIAYHGNIVDLLQYCVDKNVHIDLLSDQTSCHAPYEGGYCPEKMTFEERTKLLYENREEFCKRVDSTLKHHFELIKILSSRGTYFFDYGNSFLKAVFDAGAKDVSKNGIDEKDGFIFPSYVEDLMGPELFDYGYGPFRWVCLSGKPEDLDKTDAAAMSCINPDRRGQDRDNYYWVRDAKKNKLVVGTQARILYQDAEGRRDIALKFNEMVRKGEIGPVMMGRDHHDVSGTDSPFRETSNIKDGSNVMADMAVQCYAGNAARGMSLVALHNGGGVGIGKSINGGFGLVLDGSERVDEIIKSAIMWDVMGGVARRNWARNENSITTSIEYNKNYSKGHITIPYVAKDEFVKKLVEQKYKK, from the coding sequence ATGATTACAAACAAAGAAATCGCATCTGCGATGACAATCAAACTTGATGCAACGCTTCCTCCCGACCCTGTTTTTGAAAAGGGAATCAGGCGGGCACCGAGCAGGGGCTTTAACTTGACAAAGGCTCAAACGGAAACGGCCTTAAAAAACGCCCTCCGCTATGTGCCGGAAGAACTTCACGAAAAGCTCGCTCCTGAGTTTTTGGATGAGCTTTTTACCTACGGCCGAATTTATGCTTACCGCTATCGTCCGGCAGGGAACATCTACGGAAAACCCATAAATGAGTACAAGGGCAAGTGCCTTGCAGCAAAGGCTATGCAGGTTATGATAGACAATAACCTTGACTTCGATGTCGCCCTCTACCCCTATGAGCTTGTAACCTACGGTGAAACAGGTTCTGTCTGCCATGACTGGCTCCAGTACCGCCTCATAAAAAAATACTTGGAAGAATTAACCGAAGATCAAACCCTCGTTATGGAATCGGGGCATCCGTTAGGCCTCTTCCCTTCAAAGCCTGAAGCTCCGAGGGTTATAATTACAAACGGCCTTATGATAGGTATGTTTGACAATTACAAGGACTGGGAAGTTGCAGAAGAAATGGGCGTTGCCAACTACGGTCAGATGACGGCAGGCGGCTGGATGTATATCGGCCCTCAGGGTATCGTTCACGGAACATTTAATACAATCCTCACAGCAGGCCGTAAGGAACTGGGAGTCGCAAGCGACGGTGACTTAAAGGGAAAGCTATTTATTTCTTCCGGCTTGGGCGGAATGTCGGGAGCCCAACCCAAGGCCTGCGAAATAGCAAATGCCGTCGGTGTTTTTGCCGAAGTCGATAAATCGAGAATCAATACCCGTCTTGAACAAGGCTGGGTTCACGAAATGTCAGATAACTTGGATGAAATCTTTAAAAAGGTAGACGAGTACCTAAAAAAGAAGGAGCCTATCTCAATCGCTTATCACGGCAACATTGTAGACCTTCTTCAATATTGTGTAGACAAAAATGTTCACATCGACCTCCTTTCGGATCAAACCTCCTGCCATGCACCCTATGAGGGAGGCTATTGTCCCGAAAAGATGACCTTTGAAGAAAGAACTAAGCTCCTCTATGAAAACCGCGAAGAATTCTGCAAGAGGGTAGATTCTACATTAAAGCACCACTTTGAGCTTATCAAAATTCTTTCTTCGAGAGGAACATACTTTTTCGACTACGGAAACTCCTTCCTCAAAGCCGTATTTGATGCAGGCGCAAAGGATGTTTCTAAAAACGGAATCGATGAAAAAGACGGCTTTATCTTCCCCTCTTATGTAGAAGACCTTATGGGACCCGAACTCTTTGACTACGGTTACGGCCCCTTCCGCTGGGTATGCTTATCAGGAAAACCTGAAGACTTGGACAAGACGGATGCCGCCGCAATGAGCTGCATTAACCCCGACCGCCGCGGACAGGACAGGGACAACTACTACTGGGTACGCGATGCCAAAAAGAATAAGCTCGTTGTAGGAACTCAGGCCAGAATTCTTTATCAGGATGCTGAAGGAAGACGCGATATTGCCTTAAAGTTTAACGAAATGGTTCGCAAGGGCGAAATCGGCCCCGTTATGATGGGACGAGACCACCACGACGTAAGCGGCACCGATTCGCCTTTCCGCGAAACTTCCAATATCAAGGACGGAAGTAATGTAATGGCAGACATGGCCGTACAGTGCTATGCCGGAAATGCAGCCAGAGGAATGAGCCTTGTAGCTCTCCACAACGGCGGCGGTGTAGGTATCGGAAAATCCATTAACGGAGGTTTCGGCCTCGTGCTTGACGGAAGCGAGCGTGTCGACGAAATAATCAAATCGGCCATTATGTGGGACGTAATGGGAGGCGTAGCCCGCCGAAACTGGGCCCGCAACGAAAACTCCATTACCACCAGTATCGAATACAACAAAAACTATTCAAAAGGCCACATCACTATTCCTTATGTTGCTAAAGACGAGTTCGTAAAAAAACTGGTCGAGCAAAAATATAAAAAATAA
- a CDS encoding class I SAM-dependent methyltransferase has translation MKNEDNYYAQNLNAQKLFRVYDTALPRVRQYLNEEINFIKRNLTGTESVLEVGCGYGRILKELSPYAKRLIGIDISEDSVAFAKEFLKDSSNATVQAADAYNLAFNGEFDMVLCLQNGLSAIKGSAERLITVCVQSLKKGGKAFFSTYSGKFWKDRLEWFREQADKKLLGEIDEEKTKDGIIICKDGFKAVTFTEEELKKLGIQSGFRYEIKEIDKSSLFLILTK, from the coding sequence ATGAAAAATGAAGACAATTATTATGCACAGAATTTAAATGCACAAAAATTATTCCGAGTATACGACACGGCACTTCCCCGTGTGCGGCAATACCTCAATGAAGAAATAAATTTTATCAAACGGAATTTAACCGGAACCGAATCGGTTTTGGAAGTCGGCTGCGGGTATGGGAGAATATTAAAAGAATTATCTCCGTATGCAAAGCGTCTTATCGGTATCGACATTTCCGAAGATTCTGTCGCTTTTGCAAAAGAATTTTTAAAAGATAGTTCCAACGCAACAGTGCAGGCGGCGGATGCTTATAACCTTGCGTTTAATGGTGAATTTGACATGGTACTCTGTTTGCAAAACGGACTTTCCGCAATTAAAGGTTCTGCAGAACGCCTTATTACCGTATGTGTCCAAAGTCTCAAGAAAGGCGGAAAAGCCTTTTTCAGCACCTATAGCGGAAAATTCTGGAAAGATCGGCTTGAATGGTTTCGGGAACAGGCGGATAAAAAGCTTTTAGGCGAAATCGATGAAGAAAAAACAAAGGACGGTATCATTATCTGCAAAGACGGTTTTAAGGCGGTAACCTTTACCGAAGAAGAACTTAAAAAACTCGGCATTCAATCGGGTTTTCGGTATGAGATAAAAGAGATAGATAAATCAAGCTTGTTTTTAATATTGACAAAATAG
- a CDS encoding LolA family protein: MKKNITIILFIFISSFCFSQNITTAGDFFSSVSDRYAQIQDYIVDMNITVGSSTQQAAAMFKRPDKLRLDFKSPAEQCIVFNGNTLSIYLPQYRTILTQDVEQSNAGGSSLATPQGLSLMKRGYTIQYDTTSAPQPLEEGSSENVIILLMNRKSATETFKTLRVMIYPDGKLIRRIEAIPVSGGKITFDFYNYRINAGVGSRNFVFDAPSTAKTFNDFLFVD; the protein is encoded by the coding sequence ATGAAAAAAAATATAACTATTATCTTATTTATTTTTATAAGTTCTTTTTGTTTTTCTCAAAATATTACTACTGCAGGGGACTTTTTTTCTTCAGTATCGGATAGATACGCTCAAATACAGGACTACATTGTCGACATGAATATAACCGTCGGATCGTCAACACAACAGGCAGCAGCCATGTTTAAAAGACCGGATAAACTTCGCTTAGACTTTAAATCTCCCGCAGAACAATGTATTGTTTTTAACGGAAATACTCTTTCAATTTACTTGCCTCAATACAGAACCATTTTGACTCAGGATGTTGAACAAAGCAATGCAGGAGGTTCTTCGCTGGCAACTCCTCAGGGCCTTTCCCTTATGAAAAGAGGGTATACAATTCAATACGATACAACATCGGCTCCGCAGCCCTTGGAAGAAGGCTCCTCTGAAAATGTTATAATCTTATTGATGAATAGAAAATCTGCAACCGAGACCTTTAAAACTCTGCGGGTTATGATTTATCCTGACGGTAAACTAATACGCCGAATTGAGGCAATTCCTGTTTCGGGCGGTAAAATTACATTCGATTTTTATAATTACAGGATAAACGCAGGAGTAGGCAGCAGAAACTTTGTTTTTGATGCTCCTTCTACGGCAAAAACCTTTAATGATTTTCTTTTTGTCGATTAA
- the lon gene encoding endopeptidase La, giving the protein MSDKKEIVPIESLLPQKLNIVPLSGRPIFPGIFTPLLINAPEDIKSIEDAYAGDGFIGLTLLKNNIENPQAKDLYKVGCAAKIVRKINLPDGGLNVFIATQKRFKIRKTVNDTNPIVVAVQYLDDEEEKNHEVEALTRALISEMKQLSENNPLFSEEMRLNMINIDHPGKIADFIASILNIQKEDQQKILETLNVKKRMEEVFVHIKKEQELLQVQRKIQDDLNMRVEKNQRDYFLREELKSIKEELGLTTDPKTNEEENFAKRIEEFQFTGEVKEAVDSEFEKFKMLDPYSSEYIVTRNYLETILSLPWKNSEPEEYDIAKAQKILNKDHYGLEDVKTRIIEYLSVRKLKKDTKGSIILLLGPPGVGKTSVGMSIARAMSKPFFRFSVGGMRDEAEIKGHRRTYIGAMPGKILQGLKIVKTNSPVFMIDEVDKMGQSYQGDPSSALLEVLDPEQNINFRDHYLDLPFDLSNIVFILTANTLDSIPRPLLDRAEVIKLSGYIDSEKVQIAKKHLIPKSLEKHGLKKNQVVYSQDMLLYIANSYAREAGVRNFEKKLDKIHRKVATEIVNGKRKEDEKLIVTKADIEKMLGKVIFRDDDIKKADVPGTSIGLAWTSMGGDTLLIETASMAGKGGFKLTGQAGNVMKESAGIALSWTRMFAVNQKIKKTEWFEKNIIHLHLPEGATPKDGPSAGITMATALLSLFSGKTIKPKLAMTGELSLTGQVLAIGGLKEKTIAARRNGIREVIIPQTNTRDLDEIPEYIKKGIKFYPVSHVEEVLDIAFRGALTKKKR; this is encoded by the coding sequence ATGAGTGATAAAAAAGAAATTGTTCCGATAGAAAGCTTGCTGCCTCAAAAGTTGAATATTGTCCCTTTGAGCGGCAGGCCGATTTTTCCCGGCATTTTTACGCCGCTTTTAATTAATGCCCCCGAAGACATAAAGTCAATTGAAGATGCCTATGCCGGCGACGGTTTTATAGGGCTTACCCTTCTTAAAAACAATATAGAAAACCCTCAAGCCAAGGACTTATACAAGGTAGGCTGTGCCGCAAAAATCGTGCGTAAGATAAATCTGCCAGACGGCGGACTCAACGTTTTTATAGCCACTCAAAAACGCTTTAAGATACGCAAAACCGTAAACGATACAAATCCGATAGTCGTAGCCGTTCAATATCTGGATGATGAAGAAGAAAAAAACCATGAGGTGGAAGCCCTTACCAGAGCTCTAATAAGCGAGATGAAGCAGCTTTCTGAAAACAATCCCTTATTTTCCGAAGAGATGAGGCTCAATATGATCAATATTGATCATCCCGGAAAAATAGCCGACTTTATCGCAAGTATCTTAAACATTCAAAAAGAAGATCAGCAAAAGATTCTTGAAACTCTAAACGTAAAAAAGAGAATGGAAGAGGTCTTTGTTCATATCAAAAAAGAACAAGAACTTTTACAGGTTCAGCGCAAGATACAGGATGACCTTAACATGCGCGTCGAAAAAAATCAGCGCGATTATTTTTTAAGGGAAGAACTTAAATCCATCAAAGAAGAATTGGGGCTGACCACAGATCCTAAGACCAATGAAGAAGAAAATTTTGCAAAGAGGATAGAAGAGTTTCAGTTTACCGGAGAGGTAAAAGAGGCTGTGGACTCCGAGTTTGAAAAATTTAAGATGCTCGACCCATATTCTTCCGAATACATAGTTACCCGCAATTATTTGGAAACCATTCTTTCCCTTCCGTGGAAAAATTCAGAGCCCGAAGAATACGATATTGCAAAAGCTCAAAAGATTTTAAACAAGGATCACTACGGACTTGAAGACGTAAAGACCCGAATAATAGAATATCTTTCAGTGCGTAAATTAAAGAAGGACACCAAGGGTTCGATTATTCTTTTGTTGGGCCCGCCCGGTGTAGGTAAAACGAGCGTCGGCATGTCCATAGCCAGAGCTATGTCCAAGCCCTTCTTTAGGTTTTCGGTCGGAGGCATGAGGGATGAGGCCGAAATAAAGGGGCACCGAAGAACCTACATAGGAGCCATGCCCGGTAAAATCCTCCAGGGCTTAAAGATAGTAAAAACCAATTCTCCCGTTTTTATGATAGACGAGGTCGATAAGATGGGACAAAGCTATCAGGGTGACCCTTCAAGTGCTCTCCTTGAAGTTTTGGATCCGGAGCAAAATATAAACTTTAGAGACCACTATTTGGATTTGCCCTTTGACCTTTCCAACATAGTTTTTATTCTCACGGCAAACACCCTCGATTCCATTCCCCGTCCTCTTTTGGACAGGGCCGAGGTAATAAAGCTTTCGGGCTACATCGATTCCGAAAAGGTGCAGATAGCAAAAAAACACCTTATTCCGAAAAGTCTTGAAAAGCACGGCCTTAAAAAGAATCAGGTAGTCTACAGTCAGGATATGCTCCTTTACATTGCCAACTCTTATGCAAGGGAAGCCGGAGTGCGCAACTTTGAAAAGAAGCTGGATAAAATTCACCGCAAGGTTGCAACCGAAATTGTAAACGGTAAAAGAAAAGAAGACGAAAAGCTGATCGTAACAAAGGCCGACATTGAAAAGATGCTGGGCAAGGTTATCTTCCGCGATGACGATATTAAAAAGGCCGATGTCCCCGGTACCTCGATAGGTCTTGCATGGACATCTATGGGCGGAGACACTCTTTTGATAGAAACTGCATCGATGGCTGGAAAGGGCGGCTTTAAGCTCACAGGTCAAGCCGGAAATGTTATGAAAGAATCCGCAGGCATAGCCCTTTCATGGACTCGAATGTTTGCCGTAAACCAAAAAATAAAAAAAACGGAATGGTTCGAAAAAAATATAATTCACCTTCACCTGCCCGAGGGAGCGACTCCCAAGGACGGCCCGTCCGCAGGTATCACTATGGCCACAGCTCTTTTATCTCTCTTTTCAGGGAAAACTATCAAGCCTAAACTTGCAATGACCGGAGAGCTTTCGCTTACAGGACAGGTTCTTGCCATAGGCGGCCTAAAAGAAAAAACAATCGCCGCCCGCCGCAACGGTATAAGGGAAGTCATCATTCCTCAGACTAACACAAGGGACTTGGACGAAATCCCCGAATACATTAAAAAGGGCATTAAGTTCTACCCCGTAAGCCATGTTGAAGAAGTTTTGGATATAGCCTTTAGGGGCGCGTTGACGAAGAAAAAAAGATAG
- a CDS encoding histidine phosphatase family protein has product MKLFVVRHGETDWNSKMMACGVSEASLTEKGKAQAKELAERLAAEQDKNKISFIYVSPLKRAIATAAYIEKALGIKAKIDERLKEINFGTFEGDDWRKPEFLKITDSPFFRFPQGESLVQIAHRAYGMIEEVKAKHKNENVLFVCHGMISTMICTYFKSYSKEELEKIEIKNCQLLEFEL; this is encoded by the coding sequence ATGAAACTTTTTGTTGTACGTCACGGTGAAACTGACTGGAATTCTAAGATGATGGCTTGCGGTGTTTCCGAAGCCTCTCTTACCGAAAAAGGAAAAGCCCAAGCAAAAGAACTCGCCGAACGCCTTGCTGCCGAACAGGATAAAAATAAGATCAGCTTTATCTATGTGTCCCCGCTTAAAAGAGCCATAGCAACGGCAGCTTATATCGAAAAAGCTTTGGGTATAAAAGCAAAAATAGATGAACGCTTAAAAGAAATAAATTTTGGAACTTTTGAAGGTGATGATTGGAGAAAACCTGAATTTTTAAAAATAACCGACAGTCCTTTTTTTAGATTTCCGCAAGGAGAATCCTTGGTGCAAATTGCACACCGTGCCTACGGTATGATTGAAGAGGTCAAAGCAAAACACAAAAATGAAAACGTGCTTTTTGTTTGTCATGGAATGATAAGCACTATGATTTGCACATATTTTAAATCTTATTCAAAAGAAGAACTGGAAAAGATAGAAATCAAAAACTGCCAGCTTCTTGAATTTGAATTATAA
- a CDS encoding YjiH family protein has translation MSDEKRNGTAVSEGKTEPKTIIRFVVYSLIGIFMFFIPIAIGGKKTIPLDHIVGLIQKIPYYAKYWGLLLCCVGVVFPFITGSWKKTKVKMVFSIINILAIPFAIMTVFNVGPEALLAKGMLPFIYGKIVVPVTTIVPIGSVFLAFIVGYGLMEFVGVFMRPIMKPVWKTPGRSAIDAVASFVGSYSIALLITNRVYKEGKYTNKEAAIIATGFSTVSATFMIIVAKTLGFMEHWNFYFWTTVIVTFIVTAITARIYPLSKKADSYYENQKGDIETDVKGNKFKIALGEAVKVCSAAPSLPQNVKINLLDGIKLAIGLAPSLMAIGSLGLIIAKYTPVFDIIGYIFVPFTWLIQLPEPVLAAKALATSIAEMFLPAPLVANASAGTRLVVAVACVSEILFFSASIPCMMSTEIPLKMKDYLIIWVERVILSILLTAPFVYLFTYIIAK, from the coding sequence ATGAGTGACGAAAAAAGAAACGGAACAGCTGTTTCCGAAGGAAAGACGGAACCGAAAACTATAATCCGGTTTGTGGTTTATAGTTTGATCGGTATTTTTATGTTTTTTATTCCGATTGCAATCGGCGGAAAAAAGACGATTCCATTGGATCATATTGTGGGATTGATTCAAAAGATTCCATATTATGCAAAGTACTGGGGGCTTTTGCTTTGCTGCGTGGGCGTAGTTTTTCCATTTATAACAGGTTCATGGAAAAAGACCAAGGTAAAAATGGTGTTTTCCATTATCAACATTCTTGCAATCCCCTTTGCAATTATGACGGTATTCAATGTAGGGCCTGAAGCTCTTTTAGCCAAAGGAATGTTGCCTTTTATTTACGGTAAAATTGTAGTTCCGGTCACAACCATCGTTCCTATAGGCTCGGTATTTTTGGCCTTTATCGTCGGCTACGGCCTCATGGAATTTGTAGGAGTCTTTATGCGACCCATAATGAAACCTGTTTGGAAAACGCCCGGCCGCAGTGCTATTGATGCCGTAGCTTCTTTTGTAGGAAGCTATTCTATAGCCTTGCTCATTACAAACCGTGTTTACAAAGAAGGAAAATACACAAATAAAGAAGCTGCAATTATCGCTACGGGCTTTTCGACCGTGTCCGCAACATTTATGATAATAGTTGCAAAAACACTCGGCTTTATGGAACACTGGAACTTCTATTTTTGGACAACAGTTATAGTCACCTTTATCGTAACGGCAATTACTGCAAGAATATATCCTCTATCCAAAAAAGCCGACTCCTATTATGAAAATCAAAAGGGCGATATTGAAACCGATGTAAAGGGGAATAAATTTAAAATTGCCTTGGGAGAAGCCGTAAAGGTTTGTTCTGCAGCCCCTTCCCTGCCGCAAAACGTAAAAATAAATTTGCTTGACGGTATAAAACTTGCAATAGGTTTGGCTCCGTCTTTAATGGCGATCGGAAGTTTGGGGCTTATCATTGCAAAATATACGCCTGTCTTTGACATAATCGGATATATCTTTGTGCCATTTACGTGGCTGATACAACTGCCTGAGCCCGTTCTTGCGGCAAAAGCTCTTGCCACAAGCATTGCGGAAATGTTTTTGCCTGCTCCATTAGTTGCAAATGCTTCGGCAGGTACAAGGCTTGTAGTAGCTGTAGCCTGCGTTTCGGAAATCTTATTTTTCTCGGCATCTATCCCCTGTATGATGAGCACGGAGATTCCATTAAAGATGAAGGACTATCTTATCATCTGGGTTGAAAGGGTTATCCTTTCGATTCTGTTGACGGCACCCTTTGTATATTTGTTTACATATATAATTGCAAAATAA
- a CDS encoding Rpn family recombination-promoting nuclease/putative transposase, with protein MAKHNRRYKDSVFVDLFSEDKTAKANFLSLYNALHGTHLDSSAELKPLKLEQAMYTKLSNDVSCLIDNKIIVLAEHQSTINENMPLRCLQYVARLYEQIQDPKAKYYRTLQKIPIPEFYVFYNGKAKYPAQKTLKLSEAYIAKSEQVPLELTVQVLNINTDKANKILMTCKPLEEYSLFVEAVRRHTALDKEKGFESAIKECIQNGILKEYLQRKSREVINMLLAEYDYDTDIAVQREESLMIGIQQGSYQKALETAAAFKRLGVDIVKIAEGTGLSREEIEKL; from the coding sequence ATGGCAAAACACAATCGCCGGTACAAAGACTCGGTATTCGTAGATTTATTCAGCGAAGATAAAACCGCCAAAGCCAACTTTTTATCGCTCTACAATGCACTGCACGGCACACACCTTGATTCTTCGGCGGAATTGAAGCCGCTTAAACTTGAACAGGCGATGTATACAAAATTGTCCAATGATGTATCGTGTCTGATTGATAATAAAATCATTGTGCTGGCAGAACACCAATCGACTATAAATGAAAATATGCCTTTGCGCTGCTTACAATATGTAGCACGTCTGTACGAACAAATTCAAGACCCGAAAGCAAAATATTACAGAACCTTGCAAAAAATTCCCATACCTGAATTTTACGTCTTCTATAACGGCAAGGCAAAATATCCGGCTCAGAAAACGCTCAAACTTTCAGAGGCCTACATCGCAAAATCGGAACAAGTTCCGCTGGAACTAACGGTTCAAGTGCTTAATATTAACACAGACAAAGCGAATAAGATTTTAATGACCTGTAAACCATTGGAAGAATACAGCCTGTTTGTAGAAGCCGTACGCCGCCATACCGCGCTTGATAAAGAAAAAGGCTTTGAAAGTGCTATAAAAGAATGCATCCAAAACGGCATTTTAAAAGAATATCTACAAAGAAAATCACGGGAGGTGATAAATATGTTACTGGCAGAATATGACTATGATACTGATATAGCGGTGCAGCGTGAGGAAAGCCTAATGATTGGAATACAGCAAGGCTCATACCAAAAAGCTCTTGAAACGGCTGCAGCATTTAAACGGCTTGGGGTTGATATTGTTAAAATAGCCGAAGGAACAGGCTTAAGCCGTGAAGAAATCGAAAAGCTTTAA
- a CDS encoding endonuclease/exonuclease/phosphatase family protein, whose product MKIIIWNCCENIANKYKYISQFDSDILVIPESGKNQKLEEYKYDYWEGLSDSKEIGIYSKYEIKIIPDNKINKYNNIRLDEFIPFISNDQFFIAVWTKGDRNSVLDYIGQLYFYLEMNRSFLDKNPIILGDFNSNTKWDDNKYDAWWKHSDLVEMLNKKGICSVYHRKNKIEHGKETEYTSYHLYNKLKPNHIDYIFAPIEYIDKTKTFTIIPWNMIKDLKTDKYISDHCPIFWEYKDYLTTGSS is encoded by the coding sequence ATGAAGATAATAATATGGAATTGTTGTGAGAATATTGCTAATAAATATAAATATATATCACAATTTGATTCAGATATTTTGGTTATTCCTGAGTCTGGTAAGAATCAAAAGCTTGAAGAGTATAAATACGATTATTGGGAAGGTTTATCAGATTCAAAAGAAATAGGTATTTATAGTAAGTATGAAATAAAAATAATTCCTGATAATAAAATAAATAAATATAATAATATTAGACTTGATGAATTTATTCCGTTTATATCGAATGATCAATTTTTTATTGCTGTGTGGACAAAAGGTGATCGTAATAGTGTTTTGGATTATATTGGACAACTTTATTTTTATCTCGAAATGAATAGGAGTTTTTTGGATAAAAACCCTATAATACTTGGAGATTTTAATAGTAATACTAAATGGGATGATAACAAATATGATGCATGGTGGAAACATTCAGATTTAGTAGAAATGCTTAATAAAAAAGGGATATGTAGCGTTTATCATCGTAAAAATAAAATCGAACATGGAAAAGAAACGGAATATACAAGCTATCATCTATATAATAAATTAAAACCAAACCATATCGACTATATTTTTGCTCCAATCGAATATATAGATAAAACAAAAACATTTACAATTATTCCTTGGAATATGATTAAAGATTTAAAAACAGATAAGTATATAAGTGATCATTGTCCAATATTTTGGGAATATAAAGATTACCTAACAACTGGTTCGAGCTGA
- a CDS encoding helix-turn-helix domain-containing protein, whose product MNEIGKLLTETRIGKDLELDQVARETNIAKRYLEALESDDYSVFPAEPYIVGFLRNYCEYLDLDPEEITNLYKQIKIQETSLPPDALLEKRGFALSKPLIIGFGVLAIIAVIITVVFFAFKSWIPAIQQKRSQASVGTEVRETREAKTYEINQQKYEQRIFEGDVLKLTIEDNEYKIEVEKVSPKLNLKTETGNQIISLGQTVKIDLNNDLTPDVEITLEDIDKNNPESGALVSVLTGNSISEGKPSTETDLIVSEEDSQAAATYKVLFESGSAYPVTLNATFRGYCLFRHEADKTNREERYYQKAEQLTVQANNGLRIWASNGNAVKLQVVAGGKTVDLEVSRPGEVIVKDLKWIRDDETKRFKFIVVDVD is encoded by the coding sequence ATGAACGAAATCGGAAAATTACTCACCGAAACAAGAATAGGAAAAGATCTTGAGCTTGATCAGGTTGCAAGAGAAACAAATATAGCCAAAAGGTATTTGGAAGCATTGGAAAGCGATGATTACAGTGTTTTCCCTGCAGAACCGTATATCGTGGGTTTTTTGAGAAATTATTGCGAATATTTAGACCTTGATCCCGAAGAAATAACCAATCTTTATAAACAGATTAAAATACAAGAAACTTCCCTGCCGCCGGATGCCCTATTAGAAAAAAGAGGATTTGCTTTGTCTAAGCCCCTTATTATAGGCTTTGGTGTATTGGCGATTATTGCCGTCATAATTACAGTAGTATTTTTTGCATTTAAAAGCTGGATACCGGCCATACAGCAAAAACGCAGTCAAGCAAGTGTAGGAACCGAAGTTCGGGAAACAAGGGAAGCAAAAACATATGAAATAAATCAACAAAAATATGAGCAAAGAATATTTGAAGGCGATGTCTTAAAATTAACTATAGAAGATAACGAATACAAGATTGAAGTAGAAAAAGTAAGTCCTAAATTAAATTTAAAGACAGAAACAGGAAATCAAATAATAAGCCTAGGACAAACCGTTAAAATAGATCTTAACAACGATTTAACACCGGATGTCGAAATTACTTTAGAAGACATAGATAAAAATAACCCTGAGTCCGGAGCTCTAGTATCTGTATTGACCGGAAATAGTATTTCAGAGGGAAAACCTTCTACAGAAACAGACTTAATCGTTTCCGAAGAAGATTCTCAAGCCGCTGCAACTTACAAGGTGCTGTTTGAAAGCGGTTCAGCCTACCCCGTAACCTTAAATGCCACATTTAGGGGCTACTGCTTATTCAGACATGAGGCAGACAAAACTAATCGTGAAGAAAGATACTATCAAAAAGCCGAACAGCTTACCGTTCAAGCCAATAACGGTTTAAGAATTTGGGCATCCAACGGAAATGCCGTAAAACTTCAAGTAGTTGCAGGAGGCAAAACCGTTGATTTGGAAGTCAGCCGGCCGGGAGAAGTTATCGTAAAAGACCTCAAATGGATACGGGATGATGAAACCAAGCGCTTTAAATTCATAGTTGTAGATGTCGATTAA